In one Zobellia galactanivorans genomic region, the following are encoded:
- a CDS encoding CHAT domain-containing protein, whose product MKYLHCIGFFFVFIAQGVSQVDSIGLDEAFGRAFENHYTNKDSAYFYYDKVISMADAQDNLDVLMGGLSYLINANSNFYDLEQYGDNLERMGTLLESDARLDSFALKQVYEQRLLFDRGNYHYKLKDYVTAQNYFLELYGQLKSIPQNELTALDIDTLSAIYSFLGLIHRHTGRYEQAEFYYTQDLRLIETYSDSIEDARSVGFNTKKLLSQVYEDQNNTTEANRLLQEALIFYKTKVDNPRFKNNFLSTYMLLAKNYINQEDFDSAIAVLNENNVIRPEDNPFKKEVDMIYGDAFLGKKEFSTALSYYQKTLKSYQEYRRNKPHQDIAEAYGKIAELHLRRMDFKQGLQAVQDAFLNAGNHIADSESNPSPDQTFSKIQLLHLLDIKLQLLQMALGKTGELNYEEQALRTSDAILKTFDALKGEFDSKLDKQFLAERVYPIFYRMLAIVYRSYERNPSSKTIGFALNIAEKNKDFVLLEALRNAQATKYGGVPPQLLNKEVQLRAGITHLEKQLFDATDTITNYQEQLFDLKQEYYGLLKKLRTDFPKYYELKYESERLDLAGVKKRVLKDGSALVSYTVADDWLYVIMLHGQGEKFIKLPFDQDDQNKVKELYRLLSHPSLTGQEPIKELGGQLFEKLLERPLRGFDGEEVTIVPDGVLHYLPFDLLSDNDDYVLKTKSIGYANSVASLMKLKAKRKAETNSVLAFAPSFSGEGPVQGVRQFGRLLYNDDEVSKIDRFYHTEVVLDEKATLSYFKSNLSRYNILHLATHASANDAFPDYSYLAFSAEADSVQHNILYIKDLYNIALDADMVTLSACQTGIGKLQKGQGMLSLSKGFYYAGAKSLVNTLWKINDKSSVRLMEDFYEGLSEGKSKTRALRDAKLKYLESTDDELLKHPYYWSAFVVSGDGSPLSDHSFWWYWGAAILALVVFLIWFWKRRTQINL is encoded by the coding sequence ATGAAATATCTACACTGTATAGGGTTTTTCTTTGTTTTTATCGCCCAAGGGGTCTCCCAAGTAGATTCAATCGGGTTAGATGAGGCATTCGGTCGTGCTTTTGAAAACCATTACACCAATAAAGACAGCGCCTATTTTTATTATGACAAGGTCATTTCTATGGCCGATGCGCAGGATAATTTAGATGTGCTGATGGGGGGACTTAGCTACTTGATCAATGCCAATAGTAATTTTTATGACCTTGAACAGTACGGAGACAATCTGGAGCGTATGGGCACACTGCTTGAAAGTGATGCCCGCCTTGATAGTTTTGCACTAAAACAGGTATACGAGCAAAGATTGCTTTTTGACAGGGGAAATTATCACTATAAGCTTAAAGACTATGTAACGGCCCAGAATTATTTTTTAGAACTCTATGGCCAACTGAAATCGATACCCCAAAATGAACTTACCGCCTTGGATATCGATACCTTATCCGCCATCTATAGCTTTTTAGGGCTGATACACCGGCACACGGGGAGATATGAACAGGCCGAGTTTTATTACACCCAAGATTTGAGGCTGATAGAAACGTATAGCGATAGTATTGAAGATGCCCGGTCGGTCGGTTTTAATACTAAAAAATTATTGTCGCAGGTGTATGAAGACCAAAACAACACGACAGAGGCCAATCGATTGTTACAGGAAGCCTTGATTTTTTACAAAACCAAGGTCGATAACCCGAGATTTAAGAATAACTTTCTGTCTACCTATATGCTCTTGGCCAAGAACTATATCAATCAAGAAGATTTTGATTCGGCCATAGCGGTTTTGAACGAAAACAATGTCATCAGGCCCGAAGACAATCCGTTTAAAAAGGAAGTCGATATGATATATGGTGATGCCTTTTTAGGAAAAAAGGAGTTCTCAACGGCCTTGTCCTATTATCAAAAGACCTTGAAGTCGTACCAAGAGTACCGACGCAACAAACCGCACCAAGATATAGCCGAGGCGTATGGGAAGATAGCCGAACTGCATTTACGGCGCATGGATTTTAAGCAAGGGCTGCAGGCGGTTCAAGACGCTTTTCTAAATGCCGGAAACCATATTGCCGATTCCGAAAGCAATCCTAGTCCCGATCAAACCTTTTCCAAAATCCAACTTTTGCATTTGCTCGATATAAAACTGCAGCTTTTACAAATGGCTTTGGGGAAAACCGGCGAGCTCAATTATGAAGAACAAGCTTTACGGACCAGTGACGCCATTTTGAAAACCTTTGATGCACTGAAAGGTGAATTTGACAGTAAACTGGACAAACAGTTTTTGGCCGAACGGGTCTATCCTATTTTTTACCGTATGCTAGCGATAGTGTATAGGAGTTATGAACGAAATCCTTCGTCAAAAACGATAGGGTTTGCGTTGAATATCGCGGAAAAAAACAAAGACTTTGTGTTGCTGGAAGCCCTGCGGAATGCCCAAGCGACAAAATATGGTGGCGTACCTCCACAATTGTTGAATAAAGAAGTGCAATTGAGGGCAGGCATCACCCATTTGGAAAAACAACTATTCGATGCTACGGATACCATTACCAACTATCAAGAACAATTATTCGACCTGAAACAAGAGTACTATGGTCTTTTGAAAAAACTGAGAACCGACTTTCCTAAATACTACGAGTTAAAATACGAGAGTGAACGTCTTGATCTGGCCGGCGTAAAGAAAAGGGTTTTGAAAGATGGCTCGGCATTGGTTTCCTATACCGTTGCCGATGATTGGCTTTACGTAATCATGTTGCATGGTCAGGGTGAAAAGTTCATAAAGCTCCCATTTGACCAAGACGACCAAAATAAAGTAAAAGAATTGTACCGATTGCTCTCCCATCCTTCCTTAACGGGTCAAGAACCTATCAAGGAACTCGGTGGCCAGCTTTTTGAAAAACTGCTGGAGCGGCCCTTGCGGGGCTTTGATGGTGAAGAGGTCACTATAGTTCCCGATGGGGTATTGCATTACTTGCCTTTTGATCTTTTAAGTGATAATGACGACTATGTTTTGAAAACCAAGAGTATCGGATATGCCAATTCGGTGGCTTCGCTGATGAAACTCAAGGCAAAAAGAAAAGCCGAAACGAATAGTGTATTGGCTTTTGCGCCGAGCTTCTCCGGAGAAGGACCGGTTCAGGGTGTGCGGCAATTCGGTAGGTTACTCTATAACGATGACGAGGTTTCTAAAATTGATCGTTTTTACCATACCGAAGTGGTTTTAGACGAAAAGGCCACCTTGTCCTATTTCAAGTCGAACCTTTCGCGTTATAATATATTGCACTTGGCTACCCATGCTTCGGCGAACGATGCCTTTCCCGACTATTCGTATCTCGCATTTAGTGCAGAGGCAGATAGTGTGCAGCATAATATCCTATATATAAAAGACTTGTACAACATCGCTTTAGATGCCGATATGGTTACCTTGAGTGCTTGTCAAACGGGTATAGGAAAACTGCAAAAAGGTCAAGGGATGCTTAGTTTGTCCAAGGGTTTTTATTATGCCGGGGCGAAATCTTTGGTCAATACGCTTTGGAAGATAAACGACAAGAGCAGTGTAAGGCTGATGGAGGATTTTTATGAAGGCTTATCCGAAGGAAAATCAAAAACAAGGGCCTTGCGCGATGCTAAATTGAAGTATTTGGAAAGTACTGATGACGAGCTTTTAAAACACCCTTATTACTGGTCGGCCTTTGTTGTTTCGGGTGACGGATCCCCCTTGTCGGACCATTCTTTTTGGTGGTACTGGGGCGCCGCTATACTGGCCTTGGTGGTGTTCTTAATTTGGTTTTGGAAACGCCGCACACAGATAAACCTTTAA
- a CDS encoding RNA polymerase sigma factor: MKKRDRNALKDVYTGYKSEFFRFASRYTSDDVVLEDIFQDAIIVLYENALSGKLDELKSSLKTYLFSVGKFMIFKKFRDTKELTTDEDYVFDQNEITVINDVHEDEGPNEYQKKLVENFKKLGDKCREILELFYLEGLKIDEIMRVQGYENKNVVKSQKSRCLKSLKDLILKHNG; this comes from the coding sequence ATGAAAAAACGGGACAGGAATGCGCTGAAAGATGTTTACACGGGGTATAAATCTGAATTTTTCAGGTTCGCCTCGCGATATACTTCAGATGATGTTGTATTGGAGGATATTTTTCAAGATGCCATAATCGTTTTATACGAGAACGCCCTATCAGGAAAATTAGATGAGTTAAAAAGTAGTCTTAAGACCTATCTTTTTAGCGTAGGAAAGTTTATGATCTTTAAAAAGTTCAGGGATACCAAGGAGTTGACAACAGACGAAGATTACGTTTTCGACCAAAACGAAATTACCGTCATTAACGATGTACATGAAGACGAAGGGCCCAATGAATACCAAAAAAAATTAGTGGAGAATTTTAAGAAACTCGGCGACAAATGCCGTGAAATACTAGAACTGTTTTATTTAGAGGGCCTAAAAATAGATGAAATAATGCGTGTACAAGGCTATGAAAACAAGAACGTAGTGAAAAGCCAAAAATCACGATGCCTCAAATCTTTAAAAGACCTAATTCTTAAGCATAATGGATAA
- a CDS encoding tetratricopeptide repeat protein encodes MDNDTLINGYFEGSLTESQKKDFDHLLETDVQFAEDFKFQRELQESLKKEERKAVKQMFAAMSASEPKQEAKVISLRPWLVAASIIFLVGIGSWFVFFNTHNYSTDELYNANFVAYENVVHPIERSAELEDLQTRAFTAYENEDYAEALSLFKTLQEKNNDGYIQFYEAITLMQLQKHKEAVPLLENYIEADGELKDRAIWYLALSDLKLGRIDESKIQLQKLVSQNGFKAAAAKRLLEELD; translated from the coding sequence ATGGATAACGACACTTTAATTAATGGCTACTTTGAAGGCTCTCTCACCGAGAGTCAAAAAAAGGATTTTGACCATCTCTTAGAAACGGACGTACAGTTTGCCGAGGATTTTAAATTTCAGCGCGAGTTGCAAGAGTCGCTCAAAAAGGAAGAACGCAAAGCCGTGAAACAGATGTTCGCCGCAATGTCGGCTTCTGAACCAAAACAAGAAGCCAAGGTCATTTCTTTACGCCCCTGGCTCGTGGCCGCCTCAATCATCTTTTTGGTCGGTATCGGGTCATGGTTCGTATTCTTCAATACCCACAACTACAGCACCGACGAACTTTACAATGCCAACTTTGTGGCCTATGAAAATGTAGTCCACCCCATTGAGCGAAGTGCAGAACTGGAAGACCTACAGACTAGAGCTTTTACCGCCTATGAAAACGAAGATTATGCCGAGGCCCTTTCATTGTTCAAGACCCTTCAAGAAAAAAACAACGATGGTTATATACAATTCTACGAAGCCATTACCTTGATGCAGCTTCAAAAACACAAAGAAGCGGTGCCACTTTTAGAAAACTACATAGAGGCCGATGGTGAACTCAAAGACCGGGCCATTTGGTACCTGGCCTTATCGGACCTAAAACTGGGCCGTATTGACGAAAGTAAAATACAACTACAAAAATTGGTTTCACAGAACGGTTTTAAGGCAGCTGCCGCCAAACGATTATTGGAAGAATTGGATTAA